The nucleotide window CACAACCACGCCGTGGGCGAGCGCATCGGCATCCGCGTCGAGATCGAGGACGTGGTCGCGTTTGCCGCCTGAGCGCGCGGGCAGGCGGCCGGCGCCGATGGTCTACACTGTGGCGTTCTGCATCTTGCGCACTGACAGGGCCTGACTACCGTGGCGGACACGCTGTTTTCCGATACTCCCGACCGTTCCCGGCAACCGCTGGCGGAGCGCCTGCGCCCGCGCACCATCGACGAGGTGATCGGCCAGCAGCACCTGCTGGGTCCGGGCAAGCCGCTGCGCGTGGCGTTCGAGTCGGGCGAGCCGCATTCGATGATCCTGTGGGGTCCGCCCGGCGTGGGCAAGACCACGCTGGCGCGGCTGATGGCGGATGCGTTCGACGCCGAATTCATCGCGCTGTCGGCGGTGCTGTCGGGGGTCAAGGACATCCGCGAGGCGGTCGAGCGCGCCGAGCAGTTCCGTGCCCACGGGCGGCGCACGCTGGTGTTCGTCGACGAGGTCCACCGCTTCAACAAGAGCCAGCAGGACGCGTTCCTGCCGCACGTGGAAAGCGGCCTGTTCACGTTTATCGGCGCCACCACCGAGAACCCGTCGTTCGAGGTCAACGGCGCCTTGCTGTCGCGCGCGGCGGTCTACGTGCTCAAGAGCCTGGACGATGCCGAGCTGACCCAGCTGGCCTTGCGCGCCAGCGAAGAGCTGGGCGGCATCGGCTGGCAGGACGAAGCCCTGCAGCTGATCGTGGCATCGGCCGACGGCGACGGGCGCAAGCTGCTCAACAATATCGAGATCGTTGCGCGCGCCGCGCGCAATGCCGGCGCCGCGCAGATCGATACCGCGCTGCTGGGCAGTGCGCTGTCGGAGAACCTGCGCCGCTTCGACAAGGGCGGCGATGCCTTCTACGACCAGATCAGCGCGCTGCACAAGTCGGTGCGCGGCTCGGACCCCGACGCCGCGCTGTACTGGTTCTGCCGCATGATCGACGGTGGCGCCGATCCGCGCTACCTGGCGCGCCGCATCGTGCGCATGGCGTGGGAGGATATCGGCCTGGCCGACCCGCGCGCCGCGCGCATCACGCTGGACGCGGCCGAGACCTATGAGCGTCTCGGCTCGCCCGAGGGCGAACTGGCGCTGGGCCAGGCGCTGATCTACCTGGCGGTCGCGCCCAAGTCCAACGCCGGCTACAACGCCTACAACGCCGCGCGCGCCTTCGTCGCCAAGGACAAGTCGCGCGCGGTGCCGGTGCACCTGCGCAACGCGCCGACCCGGCTGATGAAGGAGCTGGGCTACGGCCACGCCTACCGCTACGCGCACGACGAGCCCGAGGCCTACGCCGCCGGCGAGCATTACTTCCCGGACGACCTGAAGGCACAGGGCTGGTACCAGCCGGTGCCGCGCGGGCTGGAGGGGAAGATCGCCGAGAAGCTGCGCCACCTGCGCGAGCTGGACGATGCCTGGCATCGCGAACAGCGCGCCGGCAAGCAGAAGGACGGCGGCAAGGGCGGGAAGGCGGGCGAGTAGGGCGAGTAGGGCGGCCGCGTTGCCATTGGGCCGCGGCCCGCTCGTGCCGGCCCATGCGCGTGCAGTAAAATGGCGGGTCCGCCGGCATGTCGCTGGCCCTGCACTCCACCTCAAGCAACATGCTCGACATCCAGCTGTTCCGCAAAGACATCGACGCCGTGGCGCAACGCCTTGCCACGCGCGGCTTCCAACTCGACGTGGCGGCGTTCCAGGCACTCGAGGCCGAACGCAAGCAACTGCAGACCCAGACCGAGGAACTGCAGGCGCGCCGCAACAGCCTGTCCAAGCAGATCGGCATGCTCAAGGGCAAGGGCGAGGACGCCTCGGCCGTGATGGCGGAAGTGGTCGGCATCGGCGACACGCTCAAGGCCTCGGCCGCGCGGCTGGACGAGATCCAGGCGCACCTGGGCGAGCTGATGCTGTCGATCCCCAACCTGCCGCACGACAGCGTGCCGGTGGGCAATGACGAAACCGAGAACGTCGAGGTGCGCCGCGTCGGCGCGCCGCGCCAGTTCGACTTTGCCGTGCGCGACCATGTCGACGTGGGCGAGAAGCTGGGGCTGGATTTCGACACCGCGGTCAAGGTTACCGGTTCGCGCTTCTCGATGCTGCGCGGCGGCATGGCGCGCCTGCACCGCGCGCTGGTGCAGCTGATGCTCGACACCCATACGCAGGAGCACGGCTACACCGAGATGTACGTGCCGTACATCGTCAACGCCGCGTCGATGCGCGGCACCGGCCAGCTGCCCAAGTTCGAGGAAGACCTGTTCAAGGTGCCGCGCAAGGTCGGCAGTGAGGAAGGCGAGCGCATCGAGAACTTCTACCTGATCCCCACCGCCGAGGTGCCGCTGACCAATATCGTGCGCGACGCCATCGTCGCCGGCGAGAAGCTCCCGCTGCGCTTCGTCG belongs to Cupriavidus taiwanensis and includes:
- a CDS encoding replication-associated recombination protein A; this translates as MADTLFSDTPDRSRQPLAERLRPRTIDEVIGQQHLLGPGKPLRVAFESGEPHSMILWGPPGVGKTTLARLMADAFDAEFIALSAVLSGVKDIREAVERAEQFRAHGRRTLVFVDEVHRFNKSQQDAFLPHVESGLFTFIGATTENPSFEVNGALLSRAAVYVLKSLDDAELTQLALRASEELGGIGWQDEALQLIVASADGDGRKLLNNIEIVARAARNAGAAQIDTALLGSALSENLRRFDKGGDAFYDQISALHKSVRGSDPDAALYWFCRMIDGGADPRYLARRIVRMAWEDIGLADPRAARITLDAAETYERLGSPEGELALGQALIYLAVAPKSNAGYNAYNAARAFVAKDKSRAVPVHLRNAPTRLMKELGYGHAYRYAHDEPEAYAAGEHYFPDDLKAQGWYQPVPRGLEGKIAEKLRHLRELDDAWHREQRAGKQKDGGKGGKAGE
- the serS gene encoding serine--tRNA ligase, whose amino-acid sequence is MLDIQLFRKDIDAVAQRLATRGFQLDVAAFQALEAERKQLQTQTEELQARRNSLSKQIGMLKGKGEDASAVMAEVVGIGDTLKASAARLDEIQAHLGELMLSIPNLPHDSVPVGNDETENVEVRRVGAPRQFDFAVRDHVDVGEKLGLDFDTAVKVTGSRFSMLRGGMARLHRALVQLMLDTHTQEHGYTEMYVPYIVNAASMRGTGQLPKFEEDLFKVPRKVGSEEGERIENFYLIPTAEVPLTNIVRDAIVAGEKLPLRFVAHTPCFRSEAGSYGKDTRGMIRQHQFDKVELVQVVPADQSFDALEQLTGHAEAILKKLELPFRTIVLCTGDMGFGSTKTYDLEVWIPAQNTYREISSCSNMGDFQARRMQARMRTGQGKPELVHTLNGSGLAVGRTLVAILENYQNADGSVTVPAALQPYMGGTTRLESEL